The following are encoded in a window of Flavobacteriales bacterium genomic DNA:
- a CDS encoding DUF58 domain-containing protein, producing MIPFLRSLFLTRRAFLAGWACVLLALVGWVWAPAFVIAKLALLLLVLAFGADLFMLFGRRTGLSAKRRTLERWSNGDPNPVDLLLESGYGTDMRVRILDELPIQLQKRDLVLGGPLPAWGRATYSYTVRPVRRGVYRYGAIRAFVTGPVGLAERRFSLAQDQEVAVYPSYLQLRRYELLAIHDRLVMAGVKRIRRIAQHAEFERIKDYVPGDDRRTVNWKASARRGRLMVNQYQDEKAQQVFALVDGGRVMKMPFGGMSLQDHAINAALTISSIAMRKEDKAGLITFSDKVHDVVQASRQRGHMRRIMEVLYRQETDHRETDVEALFATVRRWIHQRSLLLLFTNFESTIALHRQLPYLQRLARQHLVVPIFFLNTELDADLRSKPLDTEEVYVRTIIEQAVHEKRLIARELERHGMPAILCRPEDLTVSVINRYLEIKARGVL from the coding sequence ATGATCCCCTTCCTCCGATCGCTCTTCCTCACCCGCCGTGCCTTCCTGGCCGGATGGGCCTGCGTCTTGCTGGCCCTGGTGGGTTGGGTGTGGGCGCCCGCGTTCGTCATCGCCAAGCTGGCACTGCTGCTGCTGGTGCTCGCGTTCGGCGCCGATCTGTTCATGCTCTTCGGACGTCGCACGGGCCTGTCCGCGAAACGACGTACGCTGGAGCGCTGGAGCAATGGCGACCCCAACCCGGTGGACCTGCTCCTGGAAAGCGGCTACGGCACGGACATGCGGGTGCGCATCCTGGACGAACTGCCGATCCAATTGCAGAAGCGCGACCTGGTGCTGGGCGGTCCGCTGCCAGCCTGGGGCCGTGCCACCTACAGCTATACGGTACGCCCCGTGCGGCGCGGCGTATACCGGTACGGTGCCATCCGTGCTTTCGTCACCGGCCCTGTCGGTCTGGCGGAGCGGCGCTTCAGCCTGGCGCAGGACCAGGAGGTGGCGGTCTATCCCAGCTACCTGCAACTGAGGCGCTACGAGCTGCTCGCCATCCACGACCGGCTGGTGATGGCCGGTGTGAAGCGCATCCGCCGTATCGCGCAGCACGCCGAGTTCGAGCGCATCAAGGATTATGTGCCCGGCGATGACCGCCGCACGGTGAACTGGAAGGCGAGCGCGCGCCGCGGCCGCCTGATGGTGAACCAGTACCAGGACGAAAAAGCGCAACAGGTCTTCGCACTGGTGGACGGCGGCCGCGTGATGAAGATGCCCTTCGGCGGCATGAGCCTGCAGGACCACGCGATCAACGCGGCGCTCACCATCAGCAGCATCGCCATGCGCAAGGAGGACAAGGCGGGGCTGATCACTTTCAGCGACAAGGTGCACGACGTGGTGCAGGCTTCCCGCCAGCGCGGACACATGCGCCGCATCATGGAAGTGCTCTACCGTCAGGAGACCGACCACCGCGAGACCGATGTGGAGGCCCTCTTCGCCACCGTGCGCCGCTGGATACACCAACGCAGTCTGCTGCTGCTCTTCACCAATTTCGAGAGCACCATCGCCCTCCACCGCCAACTGCCCTACCTGCAACGTCTCGCACGCCAGCACCTGGTGGTGCCGATCTTCTTCCTCAACACCGAACTGGACGCCGATCTGCGCAGCAAGCCCCTGGACACCGAGGAGGTCTATGTGCGCACCATCATTGAACAAGCGGTGCATGAAAAGCGCCTCATCGCGCGCGAGCTGGAGCGCCATGGCATGCCAGCCATCCTCTGCCGCCCGGAGGACCTCACCGTGAGTGTGATCAACCGCTATCTGGAGATCAAGGCCAGGGGGGTGCTGTAG
- a CDS encoding TonB-dependent receptor, whose amino-acid sequence MRSLRSSCIAVLALWVPQAVAQTITVVDAVTRAPLEAATLHHPTGGVSAITDAKGRTAFAPFASADSIHFRMIGYRPQVLAPAQVIAAAYRVALERQPFALEEFVVSAHRWEQDATRVPRQVSVMRPRDVAFNNPGTAADLLESSGEVFMQRSQLGGGSPMLRGFAANRVLIVVDGVRMNNAIYRGGNLQNVIGVDASALERAEVLHGPGAMTYGSDAIGGVMDFHLLRPRFSQDTTKLARGGAMMRYGSAAHERSAHLHYGLGGRRIAFVASGSLSGFGDLRTGSHGPDDYLRPWYVERVDGRDSMVVNSDPRVQVGSAYTNAMAMAKLAWRPASAWEIGLNGYYSTTSDIPRYDRLIELRPNGLPRSAEWYYGPQTWMMAALDVRHKAGGAAYDEARLRIAWQDHTESRHDRNFGIDRLRVQQENVQGLWTNLDAEKSFGTRTVLLYGAETVHNMVGSTGFYDGIVTGAELPVNSRYPDGSTWYTASAYAGVLHDLTEALNLSAGLRYNIAGLDLTFDTTLFPYPVRSATLGTGALTGNLGAAYRPGEGWKLSADLSTGFRAPNIDDMGKVFDSAPGMVVVPDPDLRPEYAYSGEVAVERTFASRARVRVGGYAVLLEDAMVRRPFTLDGADSILFDGEPSRVEAIVNAARAKVFGVFIGADVRIARDWLFTLRYNWQDGVEQDDAGPDDVPLRHAPPSFGRVGLDRERGRWRVQGLLRFSGGFTFDDLPPTEQAKFPIYARDEQGRPHAPAWYAVDLRGRYLITRGFEITAGVENITDQRYRPYSSGISAPGRNVVVALRYAF is encoded by the coding sequence ATGCGCTCCCTCCGATCGTCCTGCATCGCGGTACTCGCTCTATGGGTTCCCCAGGCCGTGGCGCAGACCATCACCGTGGTGGATGCGGTCACCCGCGCTCCGTTGGAGGCCGCCACGCTTCACCATCCCACCGGCGGTGTTTCGGCCATCACGGACGCCAAGGGGCGCACAGCTTTCGCACCCTTCGCCTCGGCGGACAGCATCCATTTCCGCATGATCGGCTATCGCCCCCAGGTGCTTGCTCCCGCACAGGTGATCGCCGCCGCGTACCGCGTGGCTCTGGAGCGGCAGCCCTTCGCACTGGAGGAGTTCGTGGTGAGCGCCCACCGCTGGGAGCAGGACGCCACGCGCGTTCCACGCCAGGTGAGTGTGATGCGGCCGCGCGATGTGGCCTTCAACAACCCCGGTACAGCGGCCGACCTGCTCGAAAGCAGTGGCGAGGTCTTCATGCAACGCAGCCAACTGGGTGGCGGAAGCCCCATGCTGCGGGGCTTCGCGGCCAACCGCGTGCTGATCGTGGTGGACGGCGTGCGCATGAACAACGCCATATACCGAGGCGGCAACCTGCAGAACGTGATCGGCGTGGACGCCAGTGCACTGGAACGCGCCGAGGTGCTGCACGGCCCCGGCGCCATGACCTACGGCAGCGATGCCATCGGGGGTGTGATGGACTTCCACCTGCTGCGACCGCGGTTCTCCCAGGATACCACCAAGTTGGCACGGGGCGGCGCCATGATGCGCTACGGCAGTGCGGCCCATGAAAGGTCGGCCCACCTGCACTATGGCCTCGGTGGCCGGCGTATCGCTTTCGTGGCCAGCGGCTCGCTGAGCGGATTCGGCGACCTGCGCACGGGCAGCCATGGCCCGGACGACTACCTGCGCCCGTGGTATGTGGAACGCGTGGATGGCCGTGACAGCATGGTCGTCAACAGCGATCCCAGGGTCCAGGTGGGCAGCGCGTATACCAATGCCATGGCGATGGCCAAGCTGGCATGGCGGCCAGCAAGCGCATGGGAGATCGGTCTCAACGGCTACTACAGCACCACCAGCGACATTCCGCGCTACGACCGTCTGATCGAATTACGGCCCAACGGACTTCCCCGCAGCGCGGAATGGTACTACGGCCCGCAGACCTGGATGATGGCCGCCTTGGATGTGCGCCACAAGGCCGGGGGTGCCGCTTACGACGAGGCCCGATTGCGCATCGCCTGGCAGGACCACACCGAAAGCCGCCACGACCGCAACTTCGGCATCGACCGTCTTCGTGTCCAGCAGGAGAATGTCCAGGGACTCTGGACCAACCTGGATGCGGAGAAGAGCTTCGGCACGCGCACCGTGCTACTGTATGGTGCAGAGACGGTCCACAACATGGTCGGGAGCACAGGTTTCTACGACGGCATCGTCACCGGTGCGGAACTGCCGGTCAACAGCCGCTACCCGGATGGCTCCACCTGGTACACCGCATCAGCCTACGCGGGCGTGCTGCATGATCTGACGGAAGCGCTCAACCTTTCCGCCGGCCTGCGCTACAACATCGCCGGTCTGGATCTCACCTTCGACACCACCCTGTTCCCGTATCCCGTCAGAAGTGCAACCTTGGGCACCGGCGCCCTCACCGGCAACCTGGGCGCGGCCTACCGGCCGGGTGAAGGCTGGAAGCTCTCCGCCGATCTCTCCACCGGCTTCCGCGCGCCCAACATCGACGACATGGGAAAGGTGTTCGACAGTGCGCCGGGCATGGTGGTGGTGCCCGACCCGGACCTGCGTCCCGAGTACGCGTACAGCGGTGAGGTCGCCGTGGAACGCACCTTCGCCAGCCGTGCCAGGGTGCGTGTGGGCGGCTACGCGGTGTTGTTGGAGGATGCCATGGTGCGCAGGCCCTTCACGCTCGATGGCGCCGACAGCATCCTCTTCGACGGCGAGCCGAGCCGCGTGGAAGCCATCGTGAACGCCGCGCGGGCAAAGGTGTTCGGCGTGTTCATCGGTGCGGATGTCCGCATCGCGCGGGACTGGCTTTTCACCTTGCGCTACAACTGGCAGGATGGCGTGGAACAGGACGATGCCGGACCGGACGACGTACCGCTGCGCCACGCACCACCGTCCTTCGGCCGCGTGGGACTGGATCGGGAGCGCGGGCGTTGGCGGGTGCAAGGCCTGCTGCGTTTCAGCGGGGGCTTCACCTTCGATGATCTGCCACCCACCGAACAGGCCAAGTTCCCCATCTATGCGCGGGACGAACAAGGCCGTCCGCACGCACCCGCCTGGTATGCGGTGGACCTGCGGGGCCGCTATCTCATCACGCGCGGGTTCGAGATCACCGCCGGAGTGGAGAATATCACCGACCAGCGCTACCGGCCTTATTCCTCCGGCATCAGCGCGCCGGGCAGGAACGTGGTCGTGGCCTTGCGCTACGCCTTCTGA
- a CDS encoding TonB-dependent receptor, producing MIVQDPERIQLSPAHKARRINRDPHLYGTFAEIGAGQETVRHFFRSGWASQTIAKAMSAYDKDFSNAIYGPEPGNRFVCESRLQNMLRHEYGLIVERLSRADHPEKKFFSFANTVATSTFERKHSGHGWLGVRFQTAPDKPTNDVIIHIRLHDPDISLQQENIGIMGVNLLYGCLMHHDNPDEIMTGLYDNVSRHVVEVDMIQMNGPDFEQVDNRLLSLQLVKRGYTDAVIFGPDGQNLQASEALYRKNILAIRGSFRPVTKVNIDMIMNGYNMFIKEHRVDRQNMQVLFEITLNNLRSDTGDVDEKDFIDRADILCSLGQTVLISNYQEYYKLVEYFSRYTKARMGLIMGVNNLIDVFDERYYRHLNGGMLEAFGILFTRDLKIYVYPSLAEEHGEIMTTASMPVHPRLKPLYDYLLFNKRITDIDSYDPQVLHIFSKQVLTMIRNGEAGWEDMVPPYVDNMIKDNRLFGYQPTQQDKLARQEKEAAKA from the coding sequence ATGATCGTCCAGGACCCCGAACGCATCCAGCTGAGCCCGGCCCACAAGGCCCGGCGCATCAACCGCGACCCGCACCTCTATGGCACCTTCGCCGAGATCGGCGCCGGGCAGGAGACCGTGCGCCACTTCTTCCGCTCGGGCTGGGCGTCGCAGACCATCGCCAAGGCGATGAGCGCCTACGACAAGGACTTCAGCAATGCCATCTACGGCCCCGAGCCGGGCAACCGCTTTGTTTGCGAAAGCCGCCTGCAGAACATGCTGCGGCACGAGTACGGCCTCATCGTGGAACGCCTCAGCCGCGCCGACCACCCCGAGAAGAAGTTCTTCTCCTTCGCCAACACGGTGGCCACCAGCACCTTCGAGCGAAAGCACAGCGGCCATGGCTGGCTGGGGGTGCGCTTCCAGACGGCGCCGGACAAGCCCACCAACGACGTCATCATCCACATCCGCCTGCACGATCCCGACATCTCCCTGCAACAGGAGAACATCGGCATCATGGGCGTGAACCTGCTCTACGGCTGCCTGATGCACCACGACAACCCGGACGAGATCATGACCGGGCTGTACGACAACGTGAGCCGACACGTGGTGGAGGTGGACATGATCCAGATGAACGGGCCGGACTTCGAGCAGGTGGACAACCGCCTGCTGAGCCTGCAACTGGTGAAACGCGGCTATACCGACGCGGTGATCTTCGGCCCCGACGGCCAGAACCTGCAGGCCAGCGAAGCCCTCTACCGCAAGAACATCCTCGCCATCCGCGGCAGCTTCAGGCCCGTGACGAAGGTGAACATCGACATGATCATGAACGGCTACAACATGTTCATCAAGGAACATCGCGTGGACCGCCAGAACATGCAGGTGCTCTTCGAGATCACGTTGAACAACCTGCGCTCCGACACCGGCGACGTGGACGAGAAGGACTTCATCGACCGCGCCGACATACTCTGTTCGCTGGGGCAGACCGTGCTCATCAGCAACTACCAGGAGTACTACAAGCTGGTGGAGTACTTCAGCCGCTACACCAAGGCGCGCATGGGCCTGATAATGGGCGTGAACAACCTGATCGACGTGTTCGACGAGCGCTACTACCGCCACCTGAACGGCGGCATGCTGGAGGCCTTCGGCATCCTCTTCACTCGCGACCTGAAGATCTACGTCTACCCCAGCCTTGCGGAGGAACACGGCGAGATCATGACCACGGCGAGCATGCCGGTGCATCCGCGCCTGAAGCCGCTGTACGACTACCTGCTCTTCAACAAGCGCATCACCGACATCGACAGCTACGACCCCCAGGTGCTGCACATCTTCAGCAAGCAGGTGCTGACCATGATCCGCAACGGCGAGGCCGGCTGGGAGGACATGGTGCCGCCCTATGTGGACAACATGATCAAGGACAACCGCCTCTTCGGCTACCAGCCCACGCAGCAGGACAAGCTGGCGCGCCAGGAGAAGGAGGCGGCGAAGGCCTGA
- a CDS encoding DUF4846 domain-containing protein, whose product MRIRSLLPALLIGTGSLAAQGLADRFPPPQGFVRAAADQASFANYLRQLPLRPQGTPVLLHNGRPKARQDVHVAVVDLSVGTKDLQQCADAVIRLRAEYLFANGREQDIAFDLTNGFRVPWPRWKQGDRVRVQGNQCTWVAGGTADASHTQLLRYLDFVFTYAGTLSLHRELKAAAHVPLEAGDVFIQGGSPGHAVLVLDVARHADGRTAFLLGQSYMPAQDFHVLRDPRGTGAWYMLDEGERLVTPEWTFLWSDRRRWAAP is encoded by the coding sequence ATGCGCATCCGCAGCCTGCTGCCCGCACTTCTGATCGGCACCGGATCCCTGGCGGCCCAAGGGCTGGCCGATCGCTTTCCGCCACCACAGGGCTTTGTGCGCGCCGCCGCCGATCAGGCTTCCTTCGCCAACTACCTGCGCCAGCTTCCGCTACGCCCGCAGGGCACGCCCGTGCTGCTGCACAATGGCCGGCCCAAGGCGCGGCAGGACGTGCACGTCGCCGTGGTGGACCTGAGCGTGGGCACCAAGGACCTGCAGCAATGCGCCGACGCCGTCATCCGCCTTCGGGCCGAATACCTCTTCGCCAACGGGCGTGAGCAGGACATCGCCTTTGATCTCACCAACGGCTTCCGGGTACCCTGGCCGCGCTGGAAGCAAGGGGATCGCGTGCGGGTGCAAGGGAACCAATGCACCTGGGTCGCGGGCGGTACCGCGGACGCTTCGCACACCCAACTGCTGCGCTACCTCGACTTCGTGTTCACCTATGCCGGCACGCTGAGCCTGCACCGCGAACTGAAGGCCGCCGCCCACGTGCCCTTGGAAGCGGGCGATGTCTTCATCCAGGGCGGCAGCCCCGGCCATGCGGTGCTGGTGCTGGATGTGGCCCGCCATGCGGATGGCCGCACCGCTTTCCTCCTCGGCCAGAGCTACATGCCCGCACAGGACTTCCATGTGCTGCGCGACCCGCGCGGAACCGGCGCCTGGTATATGCTGGACGAAGGCGAGCGACTCGTCACGCCGGAATGGACTTTCCTTTGGAGCGACCGGCGGCGTTGGGCAGCGCCTTGA
- a CDS encoding class I SAM-dependent methyltransferase, translating to MKQRLIALYAQELFRPGLLGFFINPFFIIRRGLFRGIRHHAPALKGRMLDFGCGEKPYRDLFQVDEYIGVDLAVSGHGTEGSEVDVYYDGRHIPFPDAHFDAVLASEVFEHVFNLDEIMAELHRVMKPGARMLITAPFGWDEHEKPYDFARYTCFAWDAILQRHGFRVIEAGKNGHYVSTVTQLWIAYLFQHILPKRPFLRILLNPLLITPWTLLGLMTGAVLPKNRDYYLNNVLLVERV from the coding sequence ATGAAGCAGCGCCTGATAGCACTTTACGCCCAGGAACTCTTCCGGCCGGGCCTGCTCGGGTTCTTCATCAATCCCTTCTTCATCATCCGCCGCGGTCTTTTCCGCGGCATCAGGCACCACGCGCCCGCGCTGAAGGGCCGCATGTTGGATTTCGGCTGTGGCGAAAAGCCCTACCGCGATCTCTTCCAGGTGGACGAGTACATCGGCGTGGACCTGGCCGTGAGCGGGCACGGCACCGAAGGCAGCGAGGTGGACGTGTACTACGACGGCCGCCACATCCCCTTCCCCGATGCGCATTTCGATGCCGTGCTCGCTTCGGAAGTCTTCGAGCACGTCTTCAACCTCGACGAGATCATGGCCGAATTGCACCGGGTGATGAAGCCCGGCGCGCGCATGCTCATCACCGCACCCTTCGGATGGGACGAACACGAGAAGCCATATGACTTCGCCCGCTACACCTGCTTCGCGTGGGACGCCATCCTGCAGCGCCACGGCTTCCGCGTGATCGAGGCCGGCAAGAACGGCCATTATGTGTCCACGGTGACCCAGCTGTGGATCGCCTACCTCTTCCAGCACATCCTGCCCAAGCGCCCCTTCCTGCGCATCCTGCTGAACCCGCTGCTGATCACGCCATGGACGCTGCTGGGGCTGATGACCGGCGCAGTTCTGCCGAAGAACCGGGACTACTACCTGAACAACGTGCTGCTGGTGGAGCGTGTGTAA
- the uvrB gene encoding excinuclease ABC subunit UvrB, whose product MPFQLVSEFTPTGDQPEAIRQLVEGLNEGVPAQTLLGVTGSGKTFTVANVIAQVDRPTLVLSHNKTLAAQLYGEFKHFFPHDRVEYFVSYYDYYQPEAYLPTTNTYIEKDLSINDEIEKLRLSATGALLSGRRNVIVVASVSCIYGIGNPVEFHKTMVELRVGQRITRNMLLHQLVTALYSRRDQDPARGHFRVRGDVVEVYLANADEGIRIHFWGDEIERMERFGIPDTRTIEVEEQVTIYPANIFVTSKDTMNAALDAIREDMEKQVAFFKEIGKHLEAKRLEERVLYDLEMMRELGYCSGIENYSRYFDQRQTGQRPFCLLDYFPDDYLMVIDESHVTVSQVNAMYGGDRSRKRNLVEYGFRLPSAMDNRPLKFEEFEGMFGQVIFVSATPADYELERSEGVVVEQVVRPTGLLDPPIEVRPSHDQIDDLLDEIRHRAKRDERVLVTTLTKRMAEELDEFLKKNGVKCKYIHSDVETLERIEILRQLRLGMIDVLVGVNLLREGLDLPEVSLVAVLDADKEGFLRSGRSLTQTAGRAARNVNGLVIFYADKVTESMRQTIDETERRRAKQLAYNAEHGITPTQIRRDRGDVMKQTAVIDIHDTEKKRAYYVEPEELSLAADPVMAYMTADQLEKNVQLLESQMRKAARELDFIAAAQLRDELFAMRKLLEERQKVSKEQP is encoded by the coding sequence ATGCCTTTCCAGCTCGTTTCCGAATTCACCCCCACGGGCGACCAGCCCGAGGCCATCCGCCAGTTGGTGGAGGGGCTCAACGAAGGGGTGCCCGCGCAGACCCTGCTGGGCGTCACCGGCAGCGGCAAGACCTTCACGGTGGCCAACGTCATCGCCCAGGTGGACAGACCCACGCTGGTGCTGAGCCACAACAAGACCCTGGCGGCGCAGCTCTACGGGGAGTTCAAGCACTTCTTCCCGCACGACCGGGTGGAGTACTTCGTGAGCTACTACGACTACTACCAGCCGGAGGCCTACCTGCCCACGACGAACACCTACATCGAGAAGGACCTCTCGATCAACGACGAGATCGAGAAGCTGCGATTGAGCGCCACCGGTGCCTTGCTCAGCGGTCGCCGCAACGTGATCGTGGTGGCCAGTGTGAGTTGCATCTACGGCATCGGCAACCCGGTGGAGTTCCACAAGACCATGGTGGAACTGCGGGTGGGCCAGCGGATCACGCGCAACATGCTGTTGCACCAGTTGGTCACCGCGCTGTACAGCCGCCGCGACCAGGACCCGGCGCGCGGCCACTTCCGCGTGCGCGGCGATGTGGTGGAGGTGTATCTGGCCAATGCCGACGAGGGCATCCGCATCCATTTCTGGGGCGACGAGATCGAACGCATGGAACGCTTCGGGATCCCCGACACGCGCACCATCGAGGTGGAGGAGCAGGTGACGATCTACCCGGCGAACATCTTCGTGACCAGCAAGGACACGATGAACGCCGCGCTGGATGCCATCCGGGAGGACATGGAGAAGCAGGTGGCCTTCTTCAAGGAGATCGGCAAGCACCTGGAAGCGAAACGGCTGGAGGAGCGCGTGCTGTACGATCTGGAGATGATGCGCGAACTGGGCTACTGCAGCGGCATCGAGAACTACAGCCGCTATTTCGACCAGCGCCAGACCGGACAGCGCCCCTTTTGTTTGCTGGACTACTTCCCGGACGACTACCTGATGGTGATCGACGAGAGCCACGTGACGGTGAGCCAGGTGAACGCCATGTACGGCGGGGACAGGAGTCGCAAGCGGAACCTGGTGGAGTATGGCTTCCGCCTGCCCAGCGCCATGGACAACCGGCCGCTGAAATTCGAGGAATTCGAGGGCATGTTCGGCCAGGTGATCTTCGTGAGCGCCACCCCGGCCGACTATGAGCTGGAGCGCAGCGAGGGCGTGGTGGTGGAACAGGTGGTGCGCCCCACCGGCCTGTTGGACCCACCGATCGAAGTGCGCCCCAGCCACGACCAGATCGACGACCTGCTGGACGAGATCCGCCACCGGGCCAAGCGCGACGAACGCGTGCTGGTGACCACCCTCACCAAGCGCATGGCCGAGGAGCTCGACGAGTTCCTGAAGAAGAACGGCGTGAAGTGCAAGTACATCCACAGCGACGTGGAGACCCTGGAGCGCATCGAGATCCTTCGCCAGTTGCGGCTGGGCATGATCGACGTGCTGGTGGGCGTGAACCTGCTGCGCGAAGGGCTGGACCTGCCCGAGGTGAGCCTGGTGGCCGTGCTGGACGCCGACAAGGAGGGCTTTTTGCGCAGCGGCCGGTCATTGACCCAGACCGCCGGCCGCGCGGCCCGCAACGTGAACGGCCTGGTGATCTTCTACGCCGACAAGGTCACCGAAAGCATGCGGCAGACCATCGACGAGACCGAGCGGCGCCGCGCCAAGCAACTGGCCTACAACGCCGAGCATGGCATCACCCCCACGCAGATACGCCGCGACCGGGGCGATGTGATGAAGCAGACCGCCGTGATCGACATCCACGACACGGAGAAGAAGCGCGCCTATTATGTGGAGCCCGAGGAACTGAGCCTGGCGGCCGATCCGGTGATGGCCTACATGACCGCCGACCAGTTGGAGAAGAATGTGCAGTTGTTGGAGAGCCAGATGCGCAAGGCCGCCAGGGAACTGGACTTCATCGCCGCGGCGCAATTGCGAGACGAGCTCTTCGCCATGCGCAAGCTGCTGGAGGAAAGACAGAAGGTCTCCAAGGAACAGCCCTGA
- a CDS encoding trypsin-like peptidase domain-containing protein: MMKTLPFSRLLALGLVLPFTLHAFAQESFGGIPAVERVGAQLPDAPLAVMPAVDVDALLAEDEARIAQGIKGPYRFGFDHQVELSVENSGAWHTMPNGDRVWRLAIQCPGALSVNFEFHDYFLPEGAEVFVYNEYETLGAFTMASSGGQESMGVTPIPGETITIEYIEPAAVSGQGRLMIGQVTHAYRDVFGLSKGFGDSGACNNNVKCPMGDPWRDQIRSVAIIVAGGGICTGQMVNNCAQDATPYFLTARHCLPSNQNVNNWVYRFNWESPACTPSQNGPTNQTVSGSQLLAQVANADAALIRFNNPVPVGYNVFYSGWDKSGTAPTNSIAIHHPSGDVKKISFDNNAAVTATFGGAQCWRILNWESGTTEPGSSGSGLWNQAGLLVGQLYGGQASCANNVNDYYGKLSVSYPSFQQWLGNCGNTLLGYPINVGIDDLAGTDGGPVLAPNPTDGLVTLAWDEPLNSAGVLLVRDATGRVLQERNLPGGLDRLALDLRSYAPGLYLLETRQGGLSVTQRLVIER, translated from the coding sequence ATGATGAAAACCCTACCCTTTTCCCGCCTCCTGGCCCTCGGGCTCGTGCTTCCCTTCACCCTGCATGCCTTCGCGCAGGAATCTTTCGGTGGCATTCCCGCAGTGGAGCGCGTCGGCGCCCAACTCCCGGATGCCCCCCTGGCGGTGATGCCCGCCGTGGATGTGGACGCGTTGCTGGCCGAGGACGAGGCCCGCATCGCCCAAGGCATCAAGGGTCCTTACCGCTTCGGATTCGACCATCAAGTGGAGCTTTCCGTGGAGAACAGCGGCGCCTGGCACACGATGCCCAATGGCGACCGGGTGTGGCGGCTGGCGATCCAGTGCCCGGGTGCCTTGAGCGTGAACTTCGAGTTCCACGATTACTTCCTGCCCGAAGGTGCGGAGGTGTTCGTGTACAACGAATACGAGACGCTCGGCGCCTTCACCATGGCCAGTTCCGGCGGCCAGGAAAGCATGGGCGTGACGCCGATCCCGGGGGAGACCATCACCATCGAGTACATCGAGCCCGCTGCTGTATCGGGCCAGGGCCGTTTGATGATCGGCCAGGTGACGCACGCCTACCGCGACGTCTTCGGCCTCTCCAAGGGCTTCGGCGACAGCGGTGCCTGCAACAACAACGTGAAGTGCCCGATGGGCGATCCCTGGCGCGACCAGATCCGCTCGGTGGCCATCATCGTGGCCGGTGGTGGCATCTGCACGGGACAGATGGTGAACAATTGCGCGCAGGACGCCACGCCCTACTTCCTCACCGCGCGCCACTGCCTGCCCAGCAACCAGAACGTGAACAACTGGGTGTACCGCTTCAACTGGGAAAGCCCCGCCTGCACCCCCTCGCAGAACGGCCCCACCAACCAGACGGTGAGCGGTTCCCAACTGCTGGCCCAGGTGGCCAATGCCGATGCGGCACTGATCCGCTTCAACAACCCGGTACCCGTCGGTTACAATGTGTTCTACAGCGGTTGGGACAAGAGTGGCACGGCGCCCACCAACTCCATCGCCATCCACCACCCCAGCGGCGACGTGAAGAAGATCAGCTTCGACAACAACGCCGCGGTCACGGCCACCTTCGGCGGTGCGCAGTGCTGGCGCATCCTCAACTGGGAGAGCGGCACCACAGAGCCCGGCTCCAGTGGCAGCGGACTTTGGAACCAAGCGGGTCTGTTGGTAGGCCAACTCTACGGCGGCCAGGCCAGCTGCGCCAACAACGTGAACGACTACTACGGCAAGCTGAGCGTGAGCTACCCCTCCTTCCAGCAGTGGCTGGGCAATTGCGGCAACACCCTGTTGGGCTACCCGATCAACGTGGGCATCGATGACCTGGCCGGGACGGACGGCGGCCCGGTGCTGGCACCCAACCCCACGGACGGCTTGGTCACTCTCGCCTGGGACGAACCGCTGAACTCCGCGGGCGTGCTGCTGGTGCGCGATGCCACGGGCCGCGTGCTGCAGGAGCGCAACCTGCCCGGTGGGCTGGACCGCCTGGCGCTGGACCTGCGCAGCTACGCGCCGGGCTTGTACCTGTTGGAGACCCGGCAGGGTGGCCTCAGCGTCACGCAGCGCCTGGTGATCGAGCGCTGA